tttgttgagagagagagagagatttttgccatatgtgagtatggacacggtggtgtcctgtgtgttgtgtactcactaagttgttggttaccctattggtaactttgttagaagccatttctttatgtgagtgtggatactgttgtgtcctgtgtattgtgtacgtactttattgctgattaccctgttttgtagctttgtgtgtttctgggaaaagggggagtttaagctagttgcccttgggcgtacattacccgtaggaagaaatctgtctaaaaacactagttagacctggagcggaccacccactgtacttttgtatgactagcagtagcctagcggttcttcaggcaggctagatcagtttagggggttttacactattgtttcatttcttgggtcctgctcagcccctttttcccaaacccttactgctgtgttctgaaataaaccatgtgtgtttgacggtagttcatggtagttgtgtcctatttgttctcactgttccatgccacactcctaatttgcatagtttatgttacgggtctcatgtccatccaccctagacgtttagagccacggggttcgtaacagccagcctctttcaggtcttcttcatagaaaatcagattgccattcacaagctgttgaaaagccagttttcccagtgacagaatgctctctttattccagtgtggacctgtctcttctttcccaagatacttttcattcttctgtttagtatgaaactccacaaggtgtgtgtacatctcagtcagagtcttgggcatcttctctcttatgtttcaacatgtgttcaaggactattgcagaaatccaacagaagactggaatgtggcacatgatgtggaggctccttgatgtctttatttgtgagatgattctgctggccaggtcctcatcactgaatctcttcctgaagtactcctccttctgtgggtcattgaaccctcgtacctctgtcacctggtcaacacaccctgaaggaatcttattggctgctgcaggtcgggtagttatccagaggagagcagagggaagcagatttcccttgatgagatttgtcagcagaacatccactgaggttgactttgtgacgtcacaacagatcttgttcttctggaagtctaggggcagtcggcactcatccagaccatcaaagatgaacagaaccttgtacttgtcgtagttggagattcttgattctttggtttcctttgagaagtgactgagaagttcaatgaaagtgtgtttttcctttttcatcaaattcagctcccgaaaagggaatgaaaatacaaattggacatcctgatttgcttttccttcagcccagtccagaatgaacttctgcacagagactgtttttccaatgccagcgactccctttgtcagcacagttctgataagtttgtcttgtccagttaagggtttgaagatgtcattacatttgattgcagtctctggtcttgcttgtttcctggttgttgtctcaatctgtctcagctcatgttcattattgacctctcctgttccaccctctgtgatgtagagctctgtgtagatcttattgagaagtgttgagtttccttgtttagcgatcccctcaaatacacattgaaacttcttctttagattagatttgagttcacgttggcaaatcacagcaagctcatctgaatctagaaataacacagaggatattaatattacgtatgttttaatgcctacagtattctaggactgttataacattttaaattataataatttattcgcttaactgactgtataaatgttttcataatgcattacacactggtgtgactgattaaattattattggtattattaattctctctctctctctctctctctctctctctctctctctctgtgtgttgtgttaaggctgctacaatatcattgagttacacagctactttagctgtactttagctacagcttttaaatgttctaaaacagcattctacatgaggcagacagctcttacttttctccagtgtgtcagcaagctccttctggttcattttcctcaggacgtgcagtgtgatcttcagagccccctctctggcactgctctcctgcttctcatcttcagcatccaccacttccttatcctgcttctgactctcaaagccttctgggagttctggactaagaatcctcttgaacatcttcagctcgttcttcacaaatgttataatattctcttcaagcaactgaaataaatcaagtaaataagttatgcaagagactaaatgctttctcattaacacattaatgaatgattgacaggtcaactttacttgaggtaaacaaaaacaaatgtacataacatgaccacatacactgaatatggaggccaggtctgtttgatgactctgggaagactgaccactgagaatctctgactctgatctctcctggtggtttctgtggacaaaacatgagattacatctcctcatccagggagtgcacacacacacacacacacacacacacacactcaaagggaatgttgtgttagtttaatattgtttcaggactatgaaaatggaaaaaaggattagcctatggattatgaaaacaaccaaaataaatgggaaaatgggagaggagaaatgactagagacagtgttgtttaactcactgaccatgaccccatgagttcttcttacctttgttcagtagaaaagtctccctctctaaacactataggaggttccatagaccagtcactcttcatggacacacagctgggtacaggggaggctcgtctctcctgcttgattgggcttcaacacaacagagacaaacattacgtctctcatctactctgagctctttaaacacgataacagtggaaataattcgctttttgcggtaaagtttcctcggtgcgtcgctaaaaggcgctcgggtgacaacactcgggcggaaccaataattagttccgtcttgctgtaaacgtacaattcagaagaaattaaataataaaaagtgcaaatacatgaaataaCTAAAGTGctaatacatgaaataaactggcgacagaggcagttacaTTAACGTtatcagtcaaaagttgacacacctactcattcaagggtttttcttcaactatttttttttacattgtataataataggtaatacatcaaaactatgaaataacacatggaatcatgtagtaacccaaaaagtgttaaaccaatcaaaatatattttatatttgagattcttcaaatagccaccctttgccttgatgacagctttgcacactgtctTATCACTTTGTAACGTTAGATGATTTTTCCTTCACTAACCTCTGCAGAACACCTCCCGACTACCACTCATGTCTGGTAAAGTCCTCTCCACTAGCAACAGCAGCAGTGAGAGTATAAACTCCTGCTCAGACCATCAACCTGCTCGGGTGTGTAAAAACCTTTTGCAAAACTAATACAGACACTGATGAACATGTTcaattattttagaaatgcaccATAAACACAAGTTAGATGTGTTCTTCTGTTTCCAATATGTCCTTAATTGCCAGTAGTAAATGTGTGTTTCTCCTTTAGAAAAAGATGAGAAGGCTTCCACCCAAGCGAGCTGTTGGTGAGTGTCCTCAAACACTTCAACGACTGGTTGGACAGCATCACCTCTTGTTTTTAATAGTTTTAGCACTGTCTTTCTGTATTACCAGTATGtgtttaaatattttttatatctCTCTCTTAGCAGCCAACTGATTCGGCCTACAGGAGCAGACACTATAGATGCTGGTCCCTCTAGAGGTGAGATGCTGTGTCATGAgagatgtgtgtatatatatgtgataTTAATAGCTAGCCTTGTAAGTCTACTGTCTTGTTTGGTAATATTTCTTCACAATGTTGTCTGACTTTTTTTTTACCCCGAATAGGTTTTCAGAAGCCGCCCATTGCCTCTCTCACTAAAGCAGGTAGGTACCCTTTTTTTCACATGGTCCTTCCTTAATCACATTTTCTGTATATTGTATCCATAAAGATTATCTTCCATATCTTAAGACATGAGGGTGTTGAATGTGTTTCCCCTAGCACCAACAGCAGCAGTTGGGCGTTCACGACGGCCTGCATGGGACGTGAAGGGAAAAGTTACCGACATGGAGGGCAAGATTTCCAACTACCAGAGCAAAGTCAAAACGTTGGCCCAGGAGAACGAGAGTCTGAAGGAGTCTGTAGCTACAAGCAGACAGAAGGAAGCACAGATGACTTCAGACCTACAAGAACTCCACACACAGCTCAGGTACAGAGTGCCAAGGAACATGCATAGGGTTGACCATTATGTGAAAATAGGTGTAGTGTCATGGGAAAGGGCATTGTAACCACAGGAAAGAGTGACTTATTTTGCGTAAGGAACGTCAAAGGAAATCATTGATTTAGCAAAACAAGTGGGCCTATAGCTGACATGATTTCTTGCCTTTCTTGAGTCCTAAACTAGTCATAACTTTATGCATGCGTTTAGCCAGTAGTACTGAAATAATAACTTTTGGTCCTTCTGGTGTTTGCCAATCTTACCCAGTTTTACTGTGTTGCAGCCAGTATGAGCTGGAGCTGGCTGCCCTGTCTGGTGTCAAAGAGCAGCTGGCCATTGTGTCCAGTGAGAAGGCCTCCCCGGAGAAGACCTTATGCAACCTCCCCGACGAGCACAAAGTTATTCTGGGCTTGAGGGAGAGTTTGGAGGCTGAGCTTCACAGTGTGAAGGTAGAACATGTTCTCCCACAAAGTGAAATGGCAGGCAGGCTTACTCATTGTGACAATGGATCACCTTGACTGCTGTGACATGAGATGAATGGTGTATAGCTGTATTGAATGAGGCAGGCTGGTTTTCAACGTGCCTCTGCTCCTTGGTCAGTAATATCTAAGGAAGTCTGGCATAGCCCTTTGGTCCAGCCTCATTCAAACCCACTGCCATTACGGCTCGTCACCAGCCCCCATTGCAGGCCAAGATTTTGGTTTTAAGTGCATCAGTGTCTGACTGATTGCAGTCTCAAGCAAGAGGCGTTATGAACTTTCCTTTGATGCAAACCAACCCAAACACCAACCAGCTTACTACATGCTGAGATTGACTTCCCCTACAACAATACCCATCAGCCTGAACACACCTATTTCTGCAAAGTCAATGTGAACATTTCTTCAGGGAGTTATGCCTGCATAAAGTAGGACACTGCACTACATTTCACGTTAATGCAAAGCTGTACCTGGCCGTTTAGATCAATGCATCTGCTCAATTGTGTTCGCTTTGGCATCTTGAACACAAAATGATGGCCAGTCTGCCACCTAGTTATGCTTGCATATTACTTGGGCGAAATAGCAGTGTTCAGGCCATTAGGTTGCACTATGTGGACACAGCAACACCAACCATACAACAAATGATCCATGATTGCCCTGACAAAGTTGATGTGTAGATCCTGTATTGGCTCTGTATAAATCTTAAGATACAGTAGTCCTGTGTTCAGCTGGTTCATCTTCTATTGCCAGCATTCTAGAATACTAACACAGACACGCATTCATTCACCCACCCAAAATAATTGACAAACTATAAACGGGTAAAATAATATTTAATTGAACTCATTTTTACagctaaaatacaaaaataacctGACGTGATGCTGCTCCCTCCTCGCACAATCCAGACGCTGGGCAAAAATTGgcatataaatacaaaatgtaaaCATTGGTGGTAAACTACCACATCCATCGCCAGTTTCACTCTGGAATGAAAAGTTTGCTCTCTCCTGTCTGAAAATGTGTGCATTTTCAAGAGTTCACATTAGCAGGCACTGGTTTGGAAGTCAAGAGGCAGTGATGGGatggcctggtcccagatcagtttgtgcagCATAAACAGACCTGGTTCCAGGCTAGCAATGGGAAGCCTGGACACCCGGTAGGGTGGGAGCAGAGGTCATTCCGAGTCCGATAGGACGATCACTTCGTCCGGGTCACACTGGGTGGCCACGTTGACCTGAAAATGACACAAAATGGAAGTTGGTAAGAGGTTTGCATACTGTACACAGTGACTACGCCACAAACATTTTTGGTGATATGTCATGGCAGCGGAGCTAGAGcacgacacacatacacacacacagaggtgacAGATGTTTGGGGGTTTTAGAGGGGTGAGACATGTTTCAGTGCAAGGGTATGATATGCTGAGCATAAGTGGGGGAAAATGTATAGTGCCGTGATACTTAAACATCAGCAATCATCATTTACTCTCACCTTGTTTTTCTTGGGAGGCGGGGTGGACTGGGAACTGGTGACCATCTCCTGGTGGAGTCCGCCTGCAGGAGGCTCCTGGTTACCAATGTCCAGAGGGACGTCACGGTCacggcagatggagagagagctaaTTCATTAATTAAAGTCTCCACATTTGAAGATGGATAGGTATGTTCCATGGATTTTTTTTGCACTCAGTCTCtgtgtatgtcccaaatggcaccctattccctttatagtgcactacttttgaccaaggcccatatggatctggtcaaaagtagtgcactatatatggaatagggtgccattagggatgcaTCCAGTAGCTTTATTGTACCTGCTGCTCCATTAAGGCCTTGCACCGGTCTGCCTCCTCCTGGTAGGTCAGATGGATCTGGTCCCCCTCGGCCTGGTAGAACACCCTGAGCCTCTCCTCCAGCTGGGCCAGCTCCGTGTGGTGCTGCTCCTGCATCGTCTGAATCTCGCCCTCCAATGCCCCACGCACCTCATCCTTCTCCCGCTCCAACAACTCACACGAGTGGGCCGAGTTTACTGCAGGGTGCCAGTAGCATCCACAGCAGACAGGAAATCAGTTAGTTTTGTGGAACTTTATTTTCTAATGGGAAATGTGTTTGTCTCATCTCTTATCAAAGAAGAACAGTATTAGATAAACTATGGCAATCCAACAGTCTAACAAAGGGGCTGAGAGGGCTAGTGGGTTCAGCACAGACTCCCAAAGTCATGTGTGCCTGCAATCTCTTAGTTGTGCTTATTGGATTTGTTTATTGAATTTTTCAATGTGACTTTTCATGGTGGCTTATAGAAAGATGTAATATATCAAAATGTCAATGACGGTAAGGGACATCTAAAAATTCTGTCAGTTCTAATAAAAGGGAAATAAGAAGAGTGAAATTCACCCTGCATGCGCAGTGGCAAGTAAGGACTTTCGGAACAACTGTTCAGCAAAACTCTTTTGAGGCTCATGTTATGACATATTGCATTGGAAAGTCAAATGCAGAAAAGAAAAGACAGATTACCCAGTGCCAGTCTCTGGCAGACTACAGAGCACATTGCCTTACTGGCAGGAAAAAGACATACCCGCGAGTTATCAAAAACACACTTTCACAATTGTCTGAAATCAGTGTCATGTCCtaggatttttttttatattgacTCACTACTGTCCTACTTGCATCATATGTCTGCTACAGTAGAACATTACAGTTTGAACATGGAAATGCTGCggctactactgtctctctaacacaatggacatgctgctgttactacggtctctctaacacaatggacatgctgctgttactactgtctctctaacacaatggacatgctgccgttactactgtctctctaacacaatggacatgctgctgttactacggtctctctaacacaatggacatgctgctgttactacggtctctctaacacaatggacatgctgctgttactactgtctctctaacacaatggacatgctgccgttactactgtctctctaacacaatggacatgctgctgttactacggtctctctaacacaatggacatgctgctgttactactgtctctctaacacaatggacatgctgctgttactacggtctctctaacacaatggacatgctgctgttactactgtctctctaatacaatggacatgctgccgttactactgtctctctaacacaatggacatgctgctgttactactgtctctctaacacaatggacatgctgccgttactactgtctctctaacacaatggacatgctgccgttactactgtctctctaacacaatggacatgctgccgttactacggtctctctaacacaatggacatgctgctgttactactgtctctctaacacaatggacatgctgctgttactactgtctctaacacaatggacatgctgctgttactactgtctctaacacaatggacatgctgctgttactactgtctctctaacacaatggacatgctgctgttactacggtctctctaacacaatggacatgctgctgttactactgtctctaacacaatggacatgctgctgttactacggtctctctaacacaatggacatgctgctgttactacggtctctctaacacaatggacatgctgccgttactacggtctctctaacacaatggacatgctgccgttactacggtctctctaacacaatggacatgctgccgttactacggtctctctaacacaatggacatgctgccgttactactgtctctaacacaatggacatgctgctgttactactgtctctaacacaatggacatgctgctgttactactgtctctctaacacaatggacatgctgccgttactactgtctctctaacacaatggacatgctgccgttactactgtctctctaacacaatggacatgctgccgttactactgtctctctaacacaatggacatgctgctgttactacggtctctctaacacaatggacatgctgccgttactacagtctctctaacacaatggacatgttgccgttactgtctctctaacacaatggacatgctgccgttactactgtctctctaacacaatggacatgctgctgttactacggtctctctaacacaatggacatgctgctgttactacggtctctctaacacaatggacatgctgccgttactacggtctctctaacacaatggacatgctgccgttactacggtctctctaacacaatggacatgctgccgttactacggtctctctaacacaatggacatgctgccgttactactgtctctctaacacaatggacatgctgctgttactactgtctctctaacacaatggacatgctgttgggggtactggaggacaggagttgggaaacactactATAAACTAAGCAACAGACACATGGCTCTGGTGGGCCCTTGCGTGCTGTGCCACATTCCTGATGCCAGTGCCAGTGTGATGCCCAGCAGTTGGCCTTGCCAGCCCGTGAGGATTTCCGTTGGCTGGCGATGACATAAGAGTGGCAGCTGTGCACAACATGGTAGTATCTACTCTCGCCGTGTGTAGCAGGTGACATCCATATGGAGGTTGATTCCTGACACACAATCCTACCAGTATGAACAGA
The sequence above is drawn from the Coregonus clupeaformis isolate EN_2021a unplaced genomic scaffold, ASM2061545v1 scaf0316, whole genome shotgun sequence genome and encodes:
- the LOC123484440 gene encoding microtubule-associated tumor suppressor 1 homolog A-like, whose amino-acid sequence is MGQDYLVLAEGRAAGTESYRAPCERNNQSLQQLQGLLSASNRKCEAIVVVLQQTLAERDEVIKQRRDLSQELMTLQGELVNSAHSCELLEREKDEVRGALEGEIQTMQEQHHTELAQLEERLRVFYQAEGDQIHLTYQEEADRCKALMEQQEPPAGGLHQEMVTSSQSTPPPKKNKVNVATQCDPDEVIVLSDSE